A DNA window from Chryseobacterium scophthalmum contains the following coding sequences:
- a CDS encoding LptF/LptG family permease: MLKIVDGYIVKKYLGTFSFMLILLSIVVLVIDVQQKIPRIEKATEIDPKLDLTYFLIHFYPYWIINLVITFLAILVFISVIYFTSRMANNTEIVAIISSGASFHRFARPYLLTSLFIALISLTVNHFVLPWANVKKNQLEAYTYNAAAKEKILGTAPVSAQLSKTEYIFINSWNKREKRGYGFLYQKFDKDRKLIYELKATDVFWQQDKKSFVLNSYLEKTINKDDSEKLGQGFELKKNYGQDPEELFPNELLGQNKVTPELIKFIEREKDKGNSNLNSHLNELHQRTSMPVSIIILTFLALSLSSQKKRGGLGINLAIGISLAFVFVFSFEALKVVSENKSMSPALAMWFPNIIFFPITLFLYLKRANQ; the protein is encoded by the coding sequence ATGCTTAAAATCGTAGACGGATATATCGTAAAAAAATACCTTGGAACATTTAGTTTCATGTTGATATTGCTGTCTATTGTGGTTTTGGTAATCGATGTTCAGCAGAAAATTCCCAGAATTGAAAAAGCAACTGAGATTGATCCTAAATTAGATTTAACGTACTTTCTTATTCATTTTTATCCTTATTGGATCATTAATTTGGTGATAACATTCTTGGCGATTCTTGTTTTTATATCGGTGATTTATTTTACCTCAAGAATGGCAAATAATACCGAGATTGTTGCGATCATAAGCAGTGGCGCCAGTTTTCACAGATTTGCAAGGCCCTATTTGTTAACTTCTTTATTTATTGCCCTTATTTCTTTAACGGTGAATCATTTCGTTTTGCCTTGGGCAAATGTTAAGAAAAATCAGCTAGAAGCCTATACTTATAATGCCGCTGCTAAAGAGAAGATCCTTGGAACAGCTCCTGTTTCAGCTCAGCTCAGCAAAACGGAATATATTTTTATTAACTCCTGGAATAAAAGAGAAAAAAGAGGCTACGGATTTCTGTATCAGAAGTTTGATAAAGACCGAAAACTCATTTATGAACTTAAAGCAACTGATGTTTTCTGGCAACAGGACAAAAAAAGTTTTGTGTTGAATAGTTATTTGGAAAAGACCATCAATAAAGATGATTCTGAAAAATTAGGACAGGGTTTTGAGTTGAAAAAAAATTACGGACAAGATCCTGAAGAACTGTTTCCAAACGAACTTTTAGGTCAAAATAAAGTGACTCCAGAGCTTATAAAATTCATTGAGCGTGAAAAAGATAAAGGAAACAGCAACCTGAATTCTCACCTGAATGAGCTGCATCAGCGTACTTCAATGCCGGTTTCAATTATTATTCTGACGTTTTTGGCGCTTTCTCTTTCATCACAAAAGAAAAGGGGAGGTTTAGGAATTAACCTTGCGATAGGGATTTCTCTGGCATTTGTATTTGTATTCTCTTTTGAAGCTTTAAAAGTGGTTTCAGAGAACAAAAGTATGTCACCTGCATTGGCAATGTGGTTCCCGAATATTATATTCTTCCCGATTACTTTGTTTTTATATTTAAAACGAGCCAATCAATAA
- a CDS encoding biotin--[acetyl-CoA-carboxylase] ligase: MSELFYRNACSSTNDEINDVLLYPQSNFVGLYTFNQIKGRGQYGNSWTSVAEQNLAYTLAVKTSCTIHSDFLFNYYTAIAVQNYLANLTEKIVKIKWPNDIIVKNKKVVGILIEKKKMNQENYFVIGIGINILQEKFDEISNAGSLLTQTGKRFNLKQFTEALHLFLIEKLTHIPDHAEILAQFNSNLFRKDEISVFELDNVRQNGIIKNADEKGNIWIEMEQSGLQSFYHKEIKLLY, encoded by the coding sequence ATGAGTGAGCTATTTTACCGCAATGCGTGTTCTTCTACTAATGACGAAATAAATGACGTTTTACTTTATCCGCAATCAAATTTTGTTGGTCTTTACACATTTAATCAAATAAAAGGACGGGGACAATACGGAAACTCCTGGACATCAGTAGCGGAACAGAATCTAGCTTATACATTGGCTGTAAAAACCTCATGCACTATTCACTCGGATTTCTTGTTCAATTATTATACCGCAATTGCTGTACAAAATTATCTTGCCAATCTGACTGAAAAGATAGTAAAAATAAAATGGCCAAATGATATTATCGTAAAAAATAAGAAAGTTGTCGGAATACTGATTGAAAAGAAGAAAATGAATCAGGAAAACTATTTTGTTATTGGAATAGGAATTAACATTTTACAAGAAAAATTTGACGAAATTTCTAATGCAGGATCACTTTTAACGCAAACAGGAAAAAGATTTAATTTAAAACAATTTACTGAAGCTCTGCATTTATTTTTAATTGAAAAGCTGACCCATATTCCTGATCATGCAGAAATCTTGGCTCAGTTTAATTCAAACCTATTCAGAAAAGATGAAATTTCAGTTTTCGAATTGGACAATGTAAGACAAAATGGCATCATTAAAAACGCTGACGAAAAAGGTAATATCTGGATAGAAATGGAGCAATCCGGATTACAGTCTTTCTACCACAAAGAAATTAAGTTACTTTATTGA
- the rsfS gene encoding ribosome silencing factor: MNKTAEKQALIDKIVEAIQDVKGEDIMIFDLTKIENSVAETFIICSGNSNTQVSALAGSVEKKVRNDLQDRPWHVEGTENSMWVLVDYVSVVVHIFQKETREYYDIEELWGDAKITRIESEV, translated from the coding sequence ATGAATAAAACAGCAGAAAAGCAAGCGCTAATAGATAAAATTGTAGAGGCAATTCAAGACGTAAAAGGTGAAGATATTATGATTTTTGACCTTACTAAAATCGAAAATTCAGTTGCAGAAACGTTTATAATTTGTAGCGGAAACTCAAATACACAAGTTTCGGCATTAGCGGGAAGTGTAGAAAAAAAGGTGAGAAACGATCTTCAAGACAGACCTTGGCATGTAGAAGGTACAGAAAATTCAATGTGGGTATTGGTAGATTACGTTTCAGTGGTGGTGCATATTTTCCAGAAAGAAACTCGTGAATATTACGATATTGAAGAACTTTGGGGAGATGCAAAAATCACAAGGATAGAAAGTGAAGTATAA
- the ftsH gene encoding ATP-dependent zinc metalloprotease FtsH: MNNKGFNWFFPVMIIALVLFFIATSMGDNSAKSIDEDSFFKEMQAGKIQKVLIDKQKQNAEVYLTQAAKTETVKTQDKSSNPFSSLGMTPKADYTLKYGDLQLFLSKFETLKAENPALKTTKDYAEGESPLMSILIQALIWITILGLFYFILFRKMGGGGGPGGQIFSIGKSKAKLFDEKEKIQTTFKDVAGLEGAKEEVQEVVDFLKNSEKYTKLGGKIPKGVLLVGPPGTGKTLLAKAVAGEAKVPFFSLSGSDFVEMFVGVGASRVRDLFAQAKAKSPAIIFIDEIDAIGRARGKNNFSGGNDERENTLNQLLTEMDGFGTDVNVIVMAATNRADILDKALMRAGRFDRSVYVDLPELHERREIFDVHLKKIKLDENIDREFLSKQTPGFSGADIANVCNEAALIAARNSHESVTKQDFLDAVDRIIGGLEKKNMAIKPSEKRRVAFHEAGHATISWLVEHASPLLKVTIVPRGRSLGAAWYLPEERQLSTTEQMLDEMCATLGGRAAEQVIFDNISTGALSDLETVTKRAQAMVTIYGLSPNIGNISYYDSSGQSEYSFGKPYSEATASKIDAEIKGIIENQYERAVRILTDNKDKLNALANKLLEKEVIFREDLEEIFGQRAWDPELTEKPVTNTIPILEKEEEQPSEELKDSEIQAPESSSQI, encoded by the coding sequence ATGAATAATAAAGGATTTAACTGGTTTTTCCCTGTAATGATTATAGCACTTGTGCTATTTTTTATCGCCACTTCTATGGGTGACAACAGTGCAAAATCGATCGATGAAGATTCGTTCTTCAAAGAGATGCAGGCTGGGAAAATTCAGAAAGTGTTGATAGACAAGCAAAAACAAAATGCTGAAGTTTATCTAACGCAAGCTGCTAAAACGGAAACGGTAAAAACTCAGGATAAAAGTTCTAACCCATTCTCATCACTGGGAATGACTCCAAAAGCAGATTATACACTTAAATATGGTGATTTACAGCTGTTTTTATCAAAGTTTGAAACTTTGAAAGCTGAGAATCCCGCATTAAAGACAACAAAAGATTATGCAGAAGGCGAAAGCCCTTTAATGAGTATTCTTATTCAGGCATTGATCTGGATTACAATTTTGGGTCTTTTTTATTTCATTCTTTTCAGAAAGATGGGCGGCGGTGGCGGTCCTGGTGGACAAATTTTCTCTATCGGAAAATCTAAAGCAAAACTTTTTGACGAAAAAGAAAAAATTCAAACAACATTTAAAGATGTTGCAGGTTTAGAAGGTGCAAAAGAAGAAGTGCAGGAAGTTGTAGACTTCTTGAAAAACTCTGAAAAATACACGAAATTAGGAGGTAAAATTCCTAAAGGAGTACTTCTGGTAGGACCTCCGGGAACGGGAAAAACTTTATTGGCAAAAGCTGTTGCTGGTGAAGCTAAAGTTCCTTTCTTCTCATTGTCAGGTTCAGATTTTGTTGAAATGTTTGTTGGGGTAGGTGCTTCAAGAGTGAGAGATTTGTTTGCTCAGGCTAAAGCAAAATCTCCGGCAATTATCTTCATCGATGAGATTGATGCAATTGGTAGAGCAAGAGGTAAAAATAATTTCTCTGGCGGAAATGACGAAAGAGAAAATACTTTAAATCAGCTTCTTACAGAAATGGATGGTTTTGGTACCGATGTCAACGTTATTGTAATGGCAGCGACCAACAGAGCAGATATTTTAGATAAAGCATTAATGAGAGCAGGTCGTTTTGACCGTTCAGTTTATGTTGACCTTCCGGAATTGCATGAAAGAAGAGAGATTTTTGATGTTCATTTAAAGAAAATCAAATTAGACGAAAATATAGACAGAGAGTTTTTATCTAAGCAAACTCCTGGTTTCAGTGGAGCAGATATTGCAAATGTTTGTAACGAAGCAGCACTTATTGCAGCGAGAAACAGCCACGAGTCGGTTACTAAACAAGATTTCCTTGATGCGGTAGACAGAATCATCGGTGGTCTTGAAAAGAAAAATATGGCAATCAAGCCTTCTGAGAAAAGAAGGGTGGCCTTCCACGAAGCAGGTCATGCAACAATTTCTTGGTTGGTAGAGCACGCTTCACCGCTTCTAAAAGTAACCATAGTTCCGAGAGGAAGATCTTTAGGAGCAGCTTGGTATCTTCCGGAAGAAAGACAATTGTCTACTACTGAGCAGATGTTAGACGAAATGTGTGCTACTTTAGGAGGAAGAGCTGCAGAGCAGGTAATCTTTGATAATATTTCTACAGGTGCCCTTTCTGATCTTGAAACAGTGACGAAAAGAGCTCAGGCAATGGTAACAATCTACGGTCTAAGCCCGAATATTGGGAATATTTCTTATTACGACAGCTCAGGTCAGTCTGAATATAGTTTCGGGAAACCTTATTCTGAAGCAACAGCCTCAAAGATTGATGCAGAAATTAAAGGCATTATAGAAAACCAATATGAGAGAGCGGTAAGAATTCTTACTGATAATAAAGATAAGCTGAATGCTTTAGCAAATAAACTGTTAGAGAAAGAGGTTATCTTCCGTGAAGATTTGGAAGAGATTTTCGGTCAAAGAGCTTGGGATCCTGAGTTGACAGAAAAACCGGTGACCAATACAATTCCTATTCTTGAAAAAGAAGAAGAGCAACCGAGCGAAGAACTGAAGGATAGTGAAATTCAGGCTCCTGAAAGTTCAAGTCAAATCTAA
- a CDS encoding LUD domain-containing protein produces MSLFKRIVSRLTNQPEDDEKQSLEKLGDSLKNADLDYKFAQLFTHSGGFFNYCADEAEALQTLNQILKIEGINSVFCCDKDLQGFLNVIKINNTPELESRNDAAFISCEYLIAYDGRIMLSHNNILHYHSSRLPGKIIIMANVSQIVNNLNDAMGKIKRTGNIKNLTSISGNHSKLDAAANNNTKLFLLLLED; encoded by the coding sequence TTGAGTTTATTTAAAAGAATTGTAAGCAGACTTACCAACCAGCCAGAAGATGATGAGAAGCAGAGCCTGGAAAAGCTTGGAGATTCGCTGAAAAATGCAGATCTCGACTATAAGTTTGCGCAATTATTTACGCATTCTGGTGGCTTTTTCAACTATTGCGCAGATGAGGCAGAAGCATTGCAGACCTTGAACCAGATTTTGAAAATCGAGGGGATTAACTCTGTTTTTTGCTGTGATAAAGATCTTCAGGGATTTTTGAACGTAATTAAAATAAATAATACGCCCGAGCTGGAATCGCGTAACGATGCCGCTTTTATATCATGCGAATACCTTATTGCGTACGACGGCAGAATCATGCTTTCGCACAATAACATTCTGCATTATCATTCTTCAAGACTGCCCGGTAAAATAATTATTATGGCAAATGTTTCTCAGATCGTCAATAATCTGAATGACGCGATGGGCAAGATCAAACGTACCGGAAACATCAAAAACCTTACTTCAATCAGCGGAAATCACTCTAAGCTGGATGCTGCTGCAAACAATAATACGAAGCTATTTTTACTTTTACTGGAAGATTAG
- a CDS encoding phosphatidate cytidylyltransferase yields MDKNLIQRTLSGLVYVAVIFLCATPFGAQLLDSVSPGLVQQQYLYYGLISFLLLVGTWECMKIMKFGDGYEKWIVFPLVIFIFYVFSKRYFQHGFYFDFRLSEILAISLTLIAVITLFKFSNELYIDSGKLIFTVIYVALPFSFALGLPKYSSIENTFSLEVIFLFILIWSSDTFAYLVGKFFGKHKMAPKISPKKTWEGYIGGVVLTLVLSYFVEQYQPQLRGNWMVVGFLIAAFAPLGDLVESQLKRNFGVKDSGNIIPGHGGVLDRLDSFLICVPVVYLYFILEKFI; encoded by the coding sequence TTGGACAAAAATCTTATTCAGAGAACGCTTTCAGGGCTGGTTTATGTAGCCGTAATATTTCTTTGTGCAACACCTTTTGGTGCGCAATTGCTAGATTCGGTTTCTCCCGGTCTCGTTCAGCAGCAATATTTGTATTATGGTTTAATAAGCTTTCTTTTGCTGGTTGGAACATGGGAATGTATGAAAATTATGAAATTCGGAGACGGCTACGAAAAGTGGATTGTTTTTCCATTAGTCATTTTTATTTTCTATGTTTTCTCTAAACGATATTTCCAGCACGGATTTTATTTTGACTTCAGGCTGTCGGAAATCTTGGCAATTTCATTAACTCTTATTGCGGTAATTACTTTATTTAAATTCTCAAACGAACTTTATATCGACAGCGGAAAACTTATTTTTACAGTAATCTATGTCGCTTTACCGTTTTCTTTTGCCTTAGGTTTGCCTAAATATTCTTCTATTGAAAATACTTTTTCACTGGAAGTTATTTTCTTATTTATTTTAATTTGGAGTAGCGATACCTTTGCTTATCTCGTTGGGAAATTCTTCGGAAAACATAAAATGGCACCAAAAATTTCACCCAAAAAAACCTGGGAAGGTTATATCGGAGGTGTTGTTTTAACATTGGTACTTTCATATTTCGTTGAGCAGTATCAACCACAGCTTCGCGGAAATTGGATGGTTGTAGGTTTTCTGATTGCTGCATTTGCACCTTTGGGAGATCTGGTAGAAAGTCAGCTGAAAAGAAATTTTGGCGTAAAAGACAGCGGAAACATCATTCCGGGGCACGGTGGAGTATTAGATAGGTTAGACAGTTTTTTAATTTGTGTTCCTGTCGTATATTTGTACTTTATTTTAGAAAAATTTATTTAA
- a CDS encoding phosphatidylserine decarboxylase family protein, with product MKLHKESKGTITVASILFAIIAAASIYFLEMWSLLIIIPLLVIYSLVFWFFRVPNRDILDHVENVIAPVDGKVVMIKEVEEDEFIKGKAIQVSIFMSPLNVHICRYPVSGDVIYKKYHPGKYLVAWHEKSSTENERTTVAVQSLTNHKVVFRQIAGYVARRIVFYCNEGDAAKAGHEFGFIKFGSRMDVFLPLDTEIICKIGDITKGGIDVIAKMRD from the coding sequence ATGAAATTACATAAAGAGTCGAAAGGAACCATCACGGTAGCGTCTATACTTTTCGCAATTATTGCTGCGGCATCTATTTATTTTCTTGAAATGTGGTCGCTTTTGATTATCATACCATTATTGGTTATTTACAGTTTGGTATTTTGGTTCTTCAGAGTTCCGAACCGTGATATTTTAGATCACGTAGAAAATGTAATTGCTCCGGTTGATGGAAAAGTAGTGATGATTAAAGAAGTAGAAGAGGATGAATTCATCAAAGGAAAGGCAATTCAGGTTTCTATCTTTATGTCTCCACTGAATGTTCATATTTGTAGATATCCCGTTTCTGGAGATGTAATTTATAAAAAATATCATCCTGGGAAATACTTGGTTGCATGGCACGAAAAATCGTCTACAGAAAATGAAAGAACGACTGTTGCCGTACAAAGTTTAACCAATCATAAAGTTGTTTTTAGGCAGATTGCTGGATATGTAGCTAGAAGAATTGTTTTCTATTGTAATGAAGGGGATGCTGCAAAAGCGGGTCATGAGTTTGGATTCATTAAATTCGGTTCTAGAATGGATGTTTTCTTGCCACTCGATACTGAGATTATCTGTAAAATAGGTGATATTACCAAAGGTGGGATCGATGTGATTGCAAAAATGAGAGATTAA
- a CDS encoding peptide-N-glycosidase F-related protein — MKKILLPLMVFTGLFKMYAQTNINVFSQIVFYDGYASNVSNPVPANTIRLANYRYAKKLTDAELNSFQNKITMNVTIGALCDNYDRIGGVHIALVPKNQLTYSLSDTNVKRIEIGRYITPFMNKNISPTSVPYTYNVDNLYSIFSNTTLRNAYDIYVELDVFGVPYAANTQVAGCSGRNDVFAGTLDFVTSNDPAITTSYNNLLPLLDSNELNNYNNTDQPGQTVRLVNFNLNQSTDNAKFFIISTPHGAGSGGEEYIRRQNFVSLDNTQVLTFTPGGKSCEPYRMYNTQGNGIYGANAQSQSWWTSWNNWCPGDSVPIRSFTTPTLSNGSHTLKYEVPAAVFNGQDGRVVLSIYMQSNNQLLSVKDISTVDVSIFPNPTADFVNIRSDKKVRNVIIYSLDGRRLNETKDSKIDLSAYPSGNYLLDITLEGGTQFKHRVIKR; from the coding sequence ATGAAAAAAATTCTACTTCCTTTAATGGTCTTCACAGGACTATTTAAAATGTATGCTCAAACCAATATCAATGTATTTTCTCAAATCGTCTTTTATGACGGATATGCATCGAATGTATCTAACCCGGTTCCTGCAAATACGATAAGACTTGCCAATTACAGATATGCTAAAAAACTTACAGATGCTGAACTGAATTCTTTTCAGAATAAAATTACGATGAATGTTACCATCGGCGCATTGTGTGATAATTATGACAGAATTGGAGGTGTACACATAGCGTTAGTTCCAAAAAATCAATTGACTTATTCTTTAAGTGATACAAATGTCAAAAGAATTGAAATTGGAAGATATATTACTCCTTTTATGAATAAAAATATTTCTCCAACTTCGGTTCCTTATACCTATAATGTTGATAATTTGTATTCTATTTTCAGTAATACGACTTTAAGAAATGCCTATGATATTTATGTAGAGCTTGATGTTTTTGGAGTTCCTTATGCTGCAAATACGCAAGTTGCGGGTTGTTCAGGAAGAAATGATGTCTTTGCCGGAACGCTTGATTTTGTTACTTCTAATGATCCTGCAATCACCACTTCTTACAATAATTTACTTCCGTTATTAGATTCAAACGAACTGAATAATTATAATAATACAGACCAACCCGGACAAACGGTTAGATTGGTTAATTTTAATTTAAACCAAAGTACAGACAATGCAAAGTTTTTTATTATTTCTACACCGCATGGAGCAGGTTCTGGTGGTGAAGAATACATAAGAAGACAAAACTTTGTTTCTTTAGACAATACTCAGGTTTTAACGTTTACACCGGGAGGAAAATCTTGTGAACCCTACAGAATGTATAACACACAAGGAAACGGTATTTATGGAGCAAACGCGCAAAGTCAGTCTTGGTGGACATCGTGGAACAACTGGTGTCCCGGAGATTCTGTACCTATTCGAAGCTTTACTACACCTACACTTTCAAATGGAAGTCATACTTTGAAATATGAAGTTCCTGCCGCTGTTTTCAACGGACAAGACGGTAGAGTAGTGCTTTCTATTTATATGCAAAGCAACAATCAGTTGTTATCTGTAAAAGATATTTCTACGGTTGATGTTTCTATTTTTCCTAATCCTACTGCAGATTTTGTGAATATCAGATCCGATAAAAAAGTAAGAAATGTAATTATTTACTCACTTGATGGAAGAAGATTGAATGAAACTAAAGATTCTAAAATTGACTTATCGGCTTATCCATCCGGAAATTATTTGTTAGATATTACATTGGAAGGTGGAACTCAGTTTAAGCATAGGGTCATTAAAAGGTAG
- a CDS encoding helix-turn-helix domain-containing protein: MVQEKLKILRKQRGLSQEKMAKILSTDPSNYSRKERGEIGIHDEEWQKLADALEVSVKDIKNNETKFSFQSFNDYPKRNITFSNIPDFFLEIQKKYIEKLEKENSDLLEEIKLLKSKQK; this comes from the coding sequence ATGGTACAAGAAAAATTAAAAATTTTACGCAAGCAAAGAGGTCTCTCTCAGGAAAAAATGGCAAAAATACTATCTACAGATCCATCTAACTATTCTAGAAAAGAACGTGGTGAAATAGGAATACACGACGAAGAGTGGCAAAAGCTTGCAGATGCTCTTGAAGTTTCTGTAAAGGACATTAAGAATAATGAAACTAAGTTTTCATTTCAATCATTTAATGATTATCCTAAAAGAAATATTACTTTTTCTAATATTCCAGACTTTTTCTTAGAAATCCAGAAAAAGTATATTGAAAAGTTAGAAAAAGAGAATTCTGATCTTTTAGAAGAAATCAAGCTCTTAAAATCTAAACAAAAATAG
- a CDS encoding GLPGLI family protein, whose translation MKIVNKISLVCSVMFFAFSFSQNIKVTYKYMPSDVFEFEENVYLNNNYKVSIIDSIPVKRYKENKVADVYIEQDKGIKQYRTILMNDLKNNNIFFTYQIKKINYLVSDTPPVIKWNLKHKETKKIGKYICKKATAVFRGTDIEAYYTTEIPVSVGPYKFKGLPGLILEVRTLGINPMSWRVKNVQFPYKGTPNYSKKFVNSLKKIDIKELIKKIDDRNDEDRRIFHSKLNLPMPAKVEVTGGNPRGVVENKFEWEK comes from the coding sequence ATGAAAATAGTAAATAAAATTTCTTTAGTATGTTCCGTAATGTTTTTTGCATTTTCTTTTTCCCAAAATATAAAAGTGACCTATAAGTACATGCCTTCTGACGTTTTTGAGTTCGAAGAAAATGTTTATCTAAACAATAATTACAAGGTTAGTATTATAGACTCTATTCCTGTAAAAAGATACAAAGAAAATAAAGTTGCGGATGTGTATATTGAACAAGATAAGGGTATTAAACAATATCGTACAATTTTAATGAATGACTTAAAAAATAATAATATTTTTTTTACTTATCAAATAAAGAAAATAAATTATTTGGTGTCAGATACTCCACCGGTCATAAAATGGAATCTGAAACACAAAGAAACCAAAAAAATAGGCAAGTACATCTGCAAAAAAGCCACGGCTGTTTTCAGAGGAACAGATATAGAAGCATACTATACCACTGAAATTCCTGTTTCTGTTGGTCCATATAAATTTAAAGGATTGCCGGGATTGATACTAGAAGTAAGAACTTTAGGTATTAATCCAATGTCGTGGAGAGTGAAAAATGTACAATTTCCTTATAAAGGAACCCCTAATTACAGTAAAAAATTTGTAAATTCTTTAAAAAAGATAGATATTAAAGAATTGATTAAAAAGATTGATGATCGTAATGATGAAGATAGGAGGATTTTTCACAGTAAACTAAATTTACCAATGCCTGCTAAAGTGGAAGTAACTGGAGGAAATCCCAGAGGGGTGGTAGAGAACAAATTTGAATGGGAAAAGTAA
- a CDS encoding GLPGLI family protein: MKIANKISLLFFIAFFAFSFSQNIKVTYRYVPSYTVEYEENVYVNDNYKISIIDSIPIKKYKLNRESADVVIEDKTKLFRRILMGDIRQNSLYFTHQIKKTNYLVSDTPPLIRWNLKYKETKKIGKYVCKKATAFFRGTDIEAYYTTEIPVSAGPFKFKGLPGLILEVKTLGINKESWVAKNMQYPYKGMPNYSKKYVNSLKKIGIKELIKNIDNLNDEEQRIFHSKLGLPMPAKVEINEGNPRGVIENKFEWE; encoded by the coding sequence ATGAAAATAGCAAATAAAATTTCCCTCTTGTTTTTCATTGCATTTTTTGCATTTTCTTTTTCACAGAATATAAAAGTGACTTATAGGTATGTTCCTTCATATACTGTTGAATACGAAGAAAATGTGTATGTGAACGATAATTACAAGATTAGTATTATAGATTCTATACCTATAAAAAAATATAAATTAAACAGAGAATCAGCTGATGTTGTTATCGAAGATAAGACTAAACTTTTCAGAAGAATTCTAATGGGGGATATTCGGCAAAATAGCCTCTATTTTACCCATCAGATAAAAAAGACAAATTATTTAGTATCGGATACCCCACCACTAATTAGATGGAACCTAAAATACAAGGAAACCAAAAAAATAGGCAAGTATGTCTGTAAAAAAGCTACAGCATTTTTTAGAGGAACGGATATAGAAGCGTACTATACTACTGAAATTCCTGTTTCAGCTGGTCCATTTAAATTTAAAGGATTACCAGGACTGATACTGGAAGTAAAAACTTTAGGTATTAACAAAGAATCCTGGGTTGCGAAAAACATGCAATATCCTTATAAAGGAATGCCCAATTACAGTAAAAAATATGTAAATTCTTTAAAAAAGATAGGAATTAAGGAGTTGATTAAAAACATTGACAATCTTAATGATGAAGAACAAAGAATTTTTCACAGCAAACTAGGTTTGCCAATGCCGGCTAAAGTAGAGATAAACGAAGGAAATCCGAGAGGAGTGATAGAAAATAAATTTGAGTGGGAATAA